The Rhopalosiphum maidis isolate BTI-1 chromosome 4, ASM367621v3, whole genome shotgun sequence region tacttaagACCTCGAAAaccagttaaaaaataaatatattttatgcaactTATTTGTGTACAAATCTGTAATGccgagaaaaacaaaatatttatcacaacaatagttatatgtaggtaatataacaatgatataataataatgtttactaAGTCTACAGGGCCGAACGGGCCGGTGTTTGATGGAGGCAATGCAGGGCATTTATCCAGGGCCTCGGGCATTCAAGGGCCTTGCGCCTTTAATTACACCTATATCCTTTTGGCTATACTAtggttattagttaaataaattgtgcCCAGGGCTTCGCAAAAGGTATCGCCGGCCCTGAATGTTTATTTACTCagctacattattttattataaaatcaatacgtaGATAgtggttttattttgtatagtatgTGTGGAGACgcctatacattattttcccATAATACATTGTTGTACACTCGTAACGAtgacctaaaataatattataatcaaaaatgcaGTACCATCATGTCTTGTGATGTATAGATTTAATGTACAgtccatttatttaattataatttcataattgatgtattttcaatttatttatcataatattattattccgatCACCTATTCACCtgatggttttattattacacgttcAAAACACgcttatattaaatcaaccaataaaaaattataaactgtaatGTGCGTGGACGAATcgcgtatacatataaaacggcacttaataatttcaattgcgAATGCGACACCAACAaactcatttataatttatgcgataaataaatgaataggaaaaatatttgtgcatAGCTCAGTGATGCATGTTCTtcgtttttgtatattaattgtttttaatggtAACTCGAATGGTTCATCTATTAGAGATCTTCTTGTATTTTACGGACGACGAGCGGATATAGCCGATATAACATCGGTGACCATTTGCGACACTACTCTCGTTCGCTGAAATTTCGAGGTGTTATAAAAAAGAGATAATCAACGAACTACTGACGAACTGATATtgaatactgataataattataattatcgctTCGTCGGTCATAAATAACACTCGTGTCTTATGTCTGTGTCCGGTTCACGCCGATGTCGCGCACCCGCATCGCATCCGGAAAAGTGACTTACGGTTGATGCCCGTGTGCGTTCAAATAACCGTTGTTCCGCTATCGACCATCGCACCCGTACCGCTTATCCGCCGTGATATgcaaatttactctaatatattatttctctcGGTGATCGCAGATCTTGCACCCgcacacaaataattatattattatgtcttccTGAAACTCAACATTTCCACACATATCTTTTCATAGGCaataacgtttttataaattgcggtattcgttatttattatatctgtatTTCTCAACCGTCGTGACTCGTGAGTGCATGacgtgtgtaatattatgtcatgtaTGGGTATGTCACCgggtgataaaattaatataaataaacggaGTTAGGAATAgccacaaaaaatattatttgattttaccgTGATGAGTTtgtgtgaaaaatatttgatatctgctttatgttgattttattcattttaagattattattattattatcgttcgttttgattatattttgatatttttgattatattttaactattatatatttatatagataatattatattaaattaatatattatgaagtaaaataatattaatataaagtaaatactaCGACAAATCTACcattcgaaaatattattttaatagctgaaatattacattatttacacgTATATTGCATGCATTTAAAACCAGTCACGTATACATGCAGGGGGGGGGGGTCAACCGTCAACCACTACATGGATATTTCATTTATCACAGGCATGATcagctataggtatataatacatatagtatataatcagGGTTGGGCAAGATACTccaaaaaaaagtatcatgATACATTATACGTGTATTTAATGTGTTTAGATACAAGATACATTGTGAATATAGAAAAGATACAAGAtacatatatcaaatataggtacttactacttatacttttatactttttcaattggattttatttactataaaacgtCTATGCACTAAACTGTctatacacaaattataaatacattattaagtcatgaatataaataatagtaaaaaggaaaaaatacctaatagctaattgtttaatacacattataaacttataaacaatacattactacatataaattacaaatacaccaaaattaataaattaaataaaattaaatcttagtTTTTACTGGTGTAAATTTTACActcataactataatatcttGTATGTAGCGCCCAGTAGCggattcatattttatgagaACGAAAATTTCAGTTTAGTGCTTTGtgcttatatatgtatgacaCACGACATACGGTCATGCAccttactttaattttatgtttttcaaattatcttACAAGTTATAACATTGTCATTGTGCggtaatttttttcgttagGTATCGCTAATTTTGTCCTGGCAACCACAACGAAAtgatttacaaattcacaatGATACAGTTTTTTTTGGTTCAATTaggtattacatataataggtatacaattttaaaaattaccacatatatatatatatatatatatatatatataatgtcaatcacccaattatttcatttttatatttatatcatgcaGATATTTAAccttttagataatattacttaagaGTTGAGGACGTTTAAGTTTAGGTTTATAGTCTTAAAAATAGAATGGCtactaattttctatatttttctgGTCTATAtccataacacatttttttataatttaaagtaggaCAACAAGAAACACTGAACCGTAATTGAACGTTATTACgttattacaaacattttcatttttaaatatctataccaaaaatgtataatcgaAAGAAGTTCATTCCCCATCaaactataatatctattcttaaaataaaatatttaaaacaggtAAAATTAATCTGAAGGAATACGTATtcctttacaatttatattataaatttatcaaatctCATTTACAAACTGTTAAACTAGGTATAGGTATgtcgaaaaaaacaaaagaaacatatttatgtatacatcaattttgtgatatttaatACCGTTATTGTTAGTCATTCAGCGTTTTGTCTATTCAGACTTCACaagcatttatttataaattaatttattaatccaTTTACAAAATGGTTGGTTTcatttggtaaaaatacaCTTTTCTAGAATAACTTTAACagcagtaaaatatttatttttattacattaatgataatttaagcTCGTAgttaaaactcaaaatatagaaaaatgtctataatattaatatcgatgTACTAATCAGCTAATCTATTCATGTGTGAtgtgtaatacataatattatcttgagggatgtatacataatataatgtattattaaaactgaagctccatattagttaaaaatgatggcacattaacaaatatatttagttgtcTACTATTCTCGAATCctcaaatttatacaattcggtcatgaattaaaatataccatgTAGCCAGTgtgcaaaactaaaaaaaggcCCCCCTCATTGTTCCtacatgtttttattctaaataatatggttatacataaatttatattttataacaatgataTACTGATATCAGATTGAGAGAATAGAATGAGAGccatttgaaattgaaaacaattttttttactttttcttacataactgtatttatttaattttttttttttttgtggaacTTTGAGCAATAATCCCCCCCCTCAAGCCGAGGGCCTGTGGCATTTGCACACACCGCACACACGACACATGTATGACACGCCACTGCATGTACCCTAAGTATCTTAATTCGTAATTTCggtgtaggtatttaaatgagCCGGGATCAACTAAACTTGTCAGCATACCAAATTTCTACTATTCTGTGATAGATGTCCATTATCTACTATCACGGACTAAGATATaatcattgattaaattattactctatgataaaaatactcaCTGTAATCAATGATATAATGGACCGGCATCGAGTGCAAATATATCTGTGAGCCGAAAATGTTATGCGAGCGAGGAGTGCAGGGGGTTACAAAAACCGAATGATTTTAGTGCtctctatataatttatacacttatattttaaaataaaaaatgtagatgGCGTTGGAATCATTGGgtctttatttttcataacatttGATGCTCGGTCCCTCGACCTACTCCCCCAGCCTATTCGATGCCACTCCATTATATCTTGGTCTGTGTTTACCATGGAGTGTTACTCTATGGTGTCTAatctatatttcaatttttatcattgtcgcatattaaatttttcttatcaCATTCAGCGGTGAACACCAAAAGGTACACAATACCAGCACGTgagaaattcaaataattaaaacttttcattttcattacatttattttgtcatggtttacattttgatttattttacaatattaaattattaattcgattgaatattttttcccAAATCAGTCATCATGAGTGGAAATATAGATTCTGTTGCTAAAAAGCAGCCAGTACTGATTAATCGGACatcagaaattataaattcacgtTCAAAGTTACCGATTATTGGTGAAGAACAAGTCATTATGGAAGCAATCAGTGAAAATgatgtcattattattgttggcgAAACGGGTAGTGGAAAAACTACACAAGTACCTCAATTTTTGTATGAAGCCGGCTATTCAAGGTAAACACacttgtataacataataattcaacaccttcattttgtaaaataatttataaataaataacattaaatgtaaaacagtcattaataaatcaaacaaccaacaaaaatatgttgtatttgtttattttcagcGGGAATAAAATGATTGGTGTCACAGAACCTAGACGTATTGCTGCAATATCTGTATCTCAACGAGTAGCTGAAgagttaaatgaaaaatccgatattgtatcatatttaatacgttttgAAGGAAATGCAGGtcctaatacaaaaataaagtttatgacTGATGGTGTATTGTTAAAAGAGATCCAAAATGTAAATTTGGCTATttactgtatttaaataaaaaataaatatataatttatatttattttcaggaTTTTTTGCTTAAAAACTATTCAGCAATTATATTAGATGAGGCTCACGAGAGACGAGTGTTTTCTGATATACTAATAGGAATCTTATCCCGTATTGTTCGCCTGCGTCAAAAAAGATCAAACCCATTGAAGCTAATCATTATGTCTGCTACTCTTAAAGTTgacgatttttcaaaaaaccaaaaacttTTTCCTCAACCACcacctattattaaagtaaatatttaaaaaataatagattgtttaatatatattttaatttaaactattttgaaatgttatttAGCTGAGTTCAAGACAGTTTCCAgtgacaatacattttaacaagaAAACTCCACATGATTATTTAGCTGAAgcttacaatacaatttataaaattcattccAATTTACCAGCTGGTGCTATTTTAGTGTTTCTTactggtatatatttattttatattatatttttaacctttttttttatgtagatcATTTTAGTCTTTGAAAagaaatttttcatatatttctattgtggtttttattaaagcaaattgaagaataatttaaattgtgctCTAAAACCACAAAAATACTAGATGTTCCAATAATTAAgtcgaataatttatatacctaaaaaaattattatgtaaaaactattttcagcATAATATGATACTTATTTCCCAAAATTTCAACTTACTATAAACttcatttaaactttataattttagatatctcataagattaaaaagcttgaaaccaaaaaaatcatgtttcgGAAATAAAAGCTGGGGTGTTATATTGATTgcatttatttctttataatgctataaatatttaatattaataatcaagttaaaaaaaaaatgtgttttcagGTAAATTAGAAGTAAAACAATTAGTATCAAAACTTCGTAAGGCATTTCCATATCGAGAAACAGATTCCAATAGAGAAGTAATTACTAAATGGAAGCCAGcagtaaaaaaagaaattggaACACGTTTGCCCGATATTAATTTAGATGATTATGACATTGAAACGCATTCAGAAGATGAGTTAATTCTTTCGGATAACTCAAGTAATGATgaagatgatgatgatgatgaaatgccaagtaaaattatgaaatttagttCTACACCACTATGGGTACTTCCTCTCTATTCAATGTTACCTGCTCATAAACAATCAAAGGTTAATTAGAGCTACTTATTTActgttgtatataaaaacttaaaatcattCTAAGATTATATcccttatatttttagatatttgaaCCACCTCCACCAGGTTGTCGTATGTGTGTTGTTAGTACAAATGTAGCAGAACTCTCTTTAACTATACCTAATGTCAAATATGTTGTTGACTGTGGGAAAACTAAAATTCGAGAATATGATCCATTAACTAGTGTTTCAAGATTTTCGATTGTTTGGGAAAGTAAAGCTTCAGCAAATCAAAGAGCTGGTAGAGCTGGAAGAACTTCACCTGGACACTGTTATCGGTAagtttacagtttttaaataggaataaatacatatttatttatttttattgatcttATCAAGGAAATTACCAAaagacaaaattattttgttatgataaaaatttgtaagatatattgtttttttttatcttatagtttattttcatctgCACTATTCAATGACGAATTTCCAGAATGGAATTTACCTGAAATTCAAACCACACCTATTGATAATGTTATCTTACAAATGAAATCaatgaaaattgataaaattactaattttccATTTCCTACTCCACCAGATAAACAGACCATTTTAGAAGCAGAAAAAAGATTAATAACACTTGGCGCTTTAGATGCTGACAAAAATGTTGCCGgtaaattcaataactataatattcatttaactatgtaataagtaattgtttaaaaatatttttagaaattagcAATATCACACCTCTGGGAAAGAGTATGGCTGCTTTTCCATTATCCCCTAACTATGCCAAGATGCTATGTTTGAGTAAAGACCGTAGTTTATTACAGTATATGCTGTTCATAATTTCGGCAATGTCTGTTCAAGAGTATTTACCTGGTGACAATGTTGAAGCCTGGAAAAAAACCAAACTTTCATGGGCAAACAAAGGcgaattttatcttttaggTAAAAACTGATAACAacgtatttattcaaatatttaatcaataaaataattgtattggcAAGTTTTATTcctgttaattattttcaaattaaatattaataatataacatttttcatttattattatgaataattaagttgaacagttaaatttaaaatttataattaacattattttgttagatctatttatgtaaaaatataatttcaaaattgtatactttctaaatttttttttacaatatttagggGATCTAATGATAATACTACGATCCATGGGAGGCGCAAGTTATACAATGAGAAAATCGGGATTAGGTGCTCTACAAGATTATTGCACCAAAACAGGATTAcatcaaaaatcaattttagaaGCTTGGAAATTGaacaatcaattaattaatcaactCAACATAAATGTgccatcattaaaattaattactgatTTAGACATGAGACCGCCCACACCAATACAAGTATGACATGTTAGGAATTACTATTTGTTTTGCAATAatgcaaaatgtattatctgtAGGTGAAACAAATAAGACAAATTGTGTTAGCTGGTATGTTGGATAGAGTTGCGAGGCGATTAACtaccaatgaattaaatagaaaTGGCTTAACGCCAAATAAAGCTGCTTATTATGCATCCAATTTATCAGAAATAGTATACATACACAACAgtagtgttttaaaaacaagtaaACCACAATGGTTAGTTTACCAGGAGATATTTGAAGTGCAAggcaaaatgtatattaaaggtaaataaataatatttacattagtttaattaggatttaattttttaataaagctaaTACAAGATaagattaaacatttattaatttataataatctatttgttAAGGTCTTACTGCAATTGAACCAGAATGGTTACCCGTGTATGCtaataaactatgtaaaacattaaaagtatTGGAGTATCCTACACCTAGGTATGATGAAGAAACTGGGAAAATGTTCTGTACAATTAATGCGACttatggtaatttattttactaatttttgtttgaactCTGCAATCTAATAAtagagtta contains the following coding sequences:
- the LOC113550609 gene encoding probable ATP-dependent RNA helicase kurz, yielding MSGNIDSVAKKQPVLINRTSEIINSRSKLPIIGEEQVIMEAISENDVIIIVGETGSGKTTQVPQFLYEAGYSSGNKMIGVTEPRRIAAISVSQRVAEELNEKSDIVSYLIRFEGNAGPNTKIKFMTDGVLLKEIQNDFLLKNYSAIILDEAHERRVFSDILIGILSRIVRLRQKRSNPLKLIIMSATLKVDDFSKNQKLFPQPPPIIKLSSRQFPVTIHFNKKTPHDYLAEAYNTIYKIHSNLPAGAILVFLTGKLEVKQLVSKLRKAFPYRETDSNREVITKWKPAVKKEIGTRLPDINLDDYDIETHSEDELILSDNSSNDEDDDDDEMPSKIMKFSSTPLWVLPLYSMLPAHKQSKIFEPPPPGCRMCVVSTNVAELSLTIPNVKYVVDCGKTKIREYDPLTSVSRFSIVWESKASANQRAGRAGRTSPGHCYRLFSSALFNDEFPEWNLPEIQTTPIDNVILQMKSMKIDKITNFPFPTPPDKQTILEAEKRLITLGALDADKNVAEISNITPLGKSMAAFPLSPNYAKMLCLSKDRSLLQYMLFIISAMSVQEYLPGDNVEAWKKTKLSWANKGEFYLLGDLMIILRSMGGASYTMRKSGLGALQDYCTKTGLHQKSILEAWKLNNQLINQLNINVPSLKLITDLDMRPPTPIQVKQIRQIVLAGMLDRVARRLTTNELNRNGLTPNKAAYYASNLSEIVYIHNSSVLKTSKPQWLVYQEIFEVQGKMYIKGLTAIEPEWLPVYANKLCKTLKVLEYPTPRYDEETGKMFCTINATYGQAGWTLPQAEIEFPDIKEKYSWLAIFILSGKVFPQLQCFRQYLFAEPDLIAKSLQYLKDQFYLLTQTLIKNQDDSAKKIKEHWSKEPTYLMEEYLIWLPKSAHKKVKLIWPPL